TGTTATCGCATAAACAATGAATAACCAGTAAATGAACTTCCTGGATGCGAGCGGTGACATTTGACGGTACACGGATTTCTACATCACCTGCGCTCATCAAGCCAGCCATTGCACCGCCATCCTTACCGGTTAGGGCCACAATCGTCATGTCGCGGCTTAAGGCTGCTTCCATGGCTTTAATAATATTGCCAGAATTACCACTGGTTGAAATGGCCAATAAAATATCGCCTGGTTGACCCAGTGCAAAAATTTGCTTCGAGAATATTTCATCGTAGCTATAGTCGTTGGCGATAGCGGTAATCGTTGACGTATCACAGCTTAATGCAATAGCAGGTAGCGGTGGACGTTCAATTTCATAACGGTTTAATAATTCAGCTGAGAAGTGTTGAGCATCACCAGCGCTGCCGCCATTACCACATGACAGAATTTTATTACCGCCTAGTAGACATTGCACCATCATCTCTGCAGCTTTTTCAATCGACTCAGGTAATGCTTCAGCAGCATCAATTTTAGTCTGAATCGATTCGGTGAAACTATCTTTAATACGTTCTAACATGCAACAATCCTTACGCTAAATTATGTCTACGTATGTCTCTGATTGGCCTTTTTAACGTTGCTCATCAGTCAGACTTGGTAATTTGACCCTATGATGCCATAAATCAAGGTTATGGTAATCAATTGCCGCTTAAAAACAGCCTTGTAGCCAATTTATTTCATCAATATTCATCGCAATGACATCAAAGCGACAAGGTGGATTCAATTTTTGTCGTTGTAAATAATGATCCGCGGCTAATCTTATCCGCGTTATTTGCTTACTTGTGAGTGCATTTATGGCGCCACCAAACTGATTTGAGGTTCTAAATTTTACTTCAACAAATACCCACACATCTTGTTGGCGCATAATCAAATCTATTTCACCAAATGGATATCGAACATTAGCCTCTACAAACATCAGACCTTGTTGTTCAAGGTAAGTTCGCGCACGTTGCTCAGCTAATTGTCCGCGATTCATCATAATGGGGTTAATTTCCCTTGGGTATATTTGCCCCAAGACAATTGACGATCTATTACTCCGTTTGGCTTCACTGATAAAGCACCGCTGCGACCCATAAATTGATATCCCGGGAAAGCGCGCATTTGCGCTAAACGATTGACTAATTCTAGTGCATCAAAACCCATTACATACAGGCGTTTTTGGGTGTTATTCCAACCACTCCAGAGCTCTGATACTAGCTGTGTTTCGCTACTAGATTGCATTAACCATGGGACATCACTAATCATTAAGTTATTCAACTCTTGTGACGACTGCGCAGACTCATTTTCAAGGCGGCTACGGCTAGTGGTATACAAGGTTACAGGTTCAGAGAACACACTAAAATTAACGTCTAAAAAGGGTTTTAGTAGGGCTAAATCTTGCGAACCAGAAATCATGTATATCGCATCAATATCTTGTCGAGAACGAAAATCTGATGCTAAGCGACTGCCTAATAAATCTCGCATTCTGCTAATACGTGCTTGGCTATCTTTAACGCCTAATGCTTCTTGAACTGTCACCTTCATTTGGTCACCAGCATCATAGAAATACACTTCAGCATCATTACTGGTTAACGTTAACCAAGTTTGTTTAAAACTGTCAGCCATGCGTTTGCCAATAGGATCGTTGCTTGCCAGTAAAAGTGGCTGCTTTACGCCATCACTATACAGTTTATGTGCTGCATCACTGGCTTCTTGCGCCGGAGACAACGAAAAATAAAACAGGTTTGGCTGTGGCACAAAAGTGTCTGTTTGGTTTAAATACAACTGTGGCACAGTGCTCTTTTGTTTATCGTTTATTTTCTGTAGTTCTTCGACTTCATTGGGTAACAATGGTCCAATAATAAACTCAGCACCTTTGGTAACGGCTTGTTGATAAGCTATAGCAACACCTTGCTGAGTATCATAAAAGTTAATTGACACATTCGCGTCATAGTCAGACAGGTAACTAGACAGCAGACCTTGACGAATAGGTTCAGCAACCACTGCGCGAGGACCTGTTAATGGCAATAATACGGCAATATTTTGTGGCCTAAACGGTTTGGCGTTGAGGGCTTTTTCTAAATCTGCAGGTAACTTCATTGCTGCAGGGTGATTTGGATTATTGCGTTGCCACTCACCTAAATAACGCACTAACTGCGTTGGCTCAACTGCATAATGCTTCGCTATAAAGGTTAACTGTAACCAACCTGCAAAAATCGGATTAGATTGATCACGCATAAACGACTGTACAGTTTCTTCGTGTAAAGGTTGCAGTAGCTTCCAAATAACATTATTAACTGCAGTTGTTTCAGATTTCGGTAAGTAATTACTTAATAAGCTTAATTGCTTAACTTGATCAATTGGCTGCTGAGTATTTTTGTACAGCTTAGCTTTAAATTGGTGATAACTCGCCATTTGCCAACGAGGTAGCTGCCAATGAGGAGGGTATTGTAAAATATCTAATGCCGCTTGGCTGCTATTGGTTTTTTCAGCAATGCGCGCGCGTAAGTAAATATGCTCGGCTTGCAGTGAGGCAACATTCACCATCGACTTCTGCATTGACGTTAGTACGTTAACCGCAGAATTAAAGTTACCGTCATTTATATATGCGTGAGCCGCGAGTAATAAATAACGATCACGCTTTTCTGGTAAACTGCTACTCGTTGCCTGGGCTAAATAAATTTTAGCCGGATGTTCAGCGGCAACGAGCGATGCACTTGCGTCAATATTTTCCTGCTGTTTTTTGGCGGCACAACCGACCACCAATACAGAGAAAATCAACGCGCACACGAATTTTGTTGTATTCAGTCTTTTTAACACTTGGCTTCACTCTGGTAAGATGCTGTTACTAGTTTAACCTGCTCTTACGCTTGGCGAAAGTATCAGGTAGATTCATTATCGAGGTAATTATGGACCAAATGGTCGCGCTGTATATTGTTCCCACCCCAATTGGTAATTTTGGCGACATCAGCGCTCGTGCAATCGAGGTGCTACAACAGGTAGATTTGATCGCCTGTGAGGACACTCGCCACAGCGGAAGACTGCTGAGTCACTT
This region of Shewanella livingstonensis genomic DNA includes:
- a CDS encoding YraN family protein translates to MNRGQLAEQRARTYLEQQGLMFVEANVRYPFGEIDLIMRQQDVWVFVEVKFRTSNQFGGAINALTSKQITRIRLAADHYLQRQKLNPPCRFDVIAMNIDEINWLQGCF
- a CDS encoding phosphoheptose isomerase, whose protein sequence is MLERIKDSFTESIQTKIDAAEALPESIEKAAEMMVQCLLGGNKILSCGNGGSAGDAQHFSAELLNRYEIERPPLPAIALSCDTSTITAIANDYSYDEIFSKQIFALGQPGDILLAISTSGNSGNIIKAMEAALSRDMTIVALTGKDGGAMAGLMSAGDVEIRVPSNVTARIQEVHLLVIHCLCDNIDRTLFPQDEQA
- a CDS encoding penicillin-binding protein activator gives rise to the protein MLKRLNTTKFVCALIFSVLVVGCAAKKQQENIDASASLVAAEHPAKIYLAQATSSSLPEKRDRYLLLAAHAYINDGNFNSAVNVLTSMQKSMVNVASLQAEHIYLRARIAEKTNSSQAALDILQYPPHWQLPRWQMASYHQFKAKLYKNTQQPIDQVKQLSLLSNYLPKSETTAVNNVIWKLLQPLHEETVQSFMRDQSNPIFAGWLQLTFIAKHYAVEPTQLVRYLGEWQRNNPNHPAAMKLPADLEKALNAKPFRPQNIAVLLPLTGPRAVVAEPIRQGLLSSYLSDYDANVSINFYDTQQGVAIAYQQAVTKGAEFIIGPLLPNEVEELQKINDKQKSTVPQLYLNQTDTFVPQPNLFYFSLSPAQEASDAAHKLYSDGVKQPLLLASNDPIGKRMADSFKQTWLTLTSNDAEVYFYDAGDQMKVTVQEALGVKDSQARISRMRDLLGSRLASDFRSRQDIDAIYMISGSQDLALLKPFLDVNFSVFSEPVTLYTTSRSRLENESAQSSQELNNLMISDVPWLMQSSSETQLVSELWSGWNNTQKRLYVMGFDALELVNRLAQMRAFPGYQFMGRSGALSVKPNGVIDRQLSWGKYTQGKLTPL